CATGCCGCGATCGCCAAGGCCGGCGGCGCCATCAAGTTCGGCAGCGATGCCGAAGCTGACGATCTCGACGGCCTCGTGATCGACTGCCGCGGGCTTGCCGCACGCGACCGCGAGCCGAGCCTGCGCGGCGTCAAGGGTGAGATGATCATCATCGAGACGTCGGAGGTCGAGCTGTCGCGCCCGGTGCGGCTGATCCATCCTCGCTGGCCGCTCTACGTGATCCCGCGCGGCGACGGCCGCTTCATGCTGGGCGCGACCACGATCGAGGCCGAGGACAATGGCGTCAGCGTGCGCTCGGCGCTGGAGCTGCTGGGGGCGGCTTACGTCGTGCATCCGGCGTTCGGCGAGGCGCGCATCGTCGAGTTCGGCGCCGGTTTGCGTCCGGCCTTTCCGGACAATCTGCCGAAAATCAGGATCGAGCAGGAACGCATCACGGTGAACGGACTCTACCGTCATGGCTTCCTGCTGGCTCCGGCGCTGGCCGAGCTGACGCTCGCCTATCTCCAGCGCGGCGAAATCGACAATGAGGTGATGCTATGCGCGTGATCGTGAACGGCGAGCAGCGCGAGATCAACGCAGCGAGCGTCGACGCGCTGCTGGCCGAGCTCGACTACGAGGGCAGCCATTTCGCGATCGCGCTGAATTACGACGTGGTGCCGAAGAGCCGCTGGGCCGAGACTGCACTGAAAGCCGGCGACGAGATCGAGATCATCACGCCGCGGCAGGGAGGGTGATGTGATGACTGCACGCGCTCTCCTCCCGTCGTCCCGGCGCAGGCCGGGACCCATAACCACGACCGGTTATTGGCGGAAAGAACGACGCCCCGCGTGCCTCGTTGAAGGGCCGCGGCGTATGGGTCCCGGCCTTCGCCGGGACGACGGCACGGTTTGAGGAGACACCACGGACCATGGTCACCTTCTACGGCAAATCCTTCCCGTCCCGCCTGCTGATCGGCACGGCGCTCTACGCCTCGCCTGCGATCATGCAGAACGCGATCCGCGCCTCCGGCGCCAGCATCGTCACCGTATCGCTCCGCCGTGAAGCCGCTGGCGGCAAGACCGGCGATGCGTTCTGGTCCTTGATCCGCGAGCTCGGCGTCACCGTGCTGCCGAACACCGCGGGCTGCCGCAGCGTGCGCGAGGCGGTCACCACTGCCAAGCTCGCGCGCGAATTGTTCGGCACGCCCTGGATCAAGCTCGAGGTGATCGCCGACAACGACACGCTGCAGCCCGACGTCGTCGGCCTGGTCGAGGCCGCCACTGTCCTGATCAAGGACGGCTTTGAAGTGTTCCCCTATTGCACCGAGGATTTCTCGGTCGCCTCGCGCCTGGTCGAAGCCGGCTGCAAGGTGGTGATGCCGTGGGCAGCTCCAATCGGCAGCGCCAAAGGCATCACCAACCGCGACGCGTTGAAACTTCTGCGCGACCGCCTGCCCGACATCACGCTGGTGGTCGATGCCGGCTTGGGCGCGCCGTCGCATGCGGCACAGGCGCTCGAGCTCGGCTATGACGCCGTGCTGCTCAACACCGCCGTCGCAAAGGCCGCCGACCCGGTTGCGATGGCCAATGCCTTCCGCCTCGGCGTCGAGGCCGGCCGCACCGCCTATGAAGCCGGGCTGATGGAAGCCCGCGACTTCGCCTCCCCCTCCACCCCTGTCGTTGGGACCCCGTTCTGGCATGCCGTATCCTGATCCGTTCTATCCCGTCGTCGACAGCATCAACTGGGTCGAGCGACTGACCAAGCTCGGCGTCGGCACCATCCAGCTGCGCGCCAAGGACCTCGACGATTCCGCGGCGTTGCAGATCGTCACCGACGCGCTGGCCGTGACGAAGGGCACGCCCACAAAGCTCGTGGTCAACGACTACTGGCGCGCGGCTGTTGTCGCCGGTGCCGAGCATCTGCATCTCGGCCAGGAAGACCTCGCCGACGCCGACCTCGCCGAGATCCGCAAAGCCAAGCTCACGCTCGGTATCTCCACCCATGACGATGCCGAACTCGCCACCGCGCTCGCCGCCAAGCCGGACTACGTCGCGCTCGGCCCGATCTTCTTCACCACGCTGAAGTCGATGCGGTTCGAGCCGCAGGGCATTCCGAAGATCACCGAGTGGAAGAAGCGGATCGGCAATATCCCGCTTGTCGCGATCGGCGGCATCAAGTTCGAGCAATCAGCCGAGATCTTCGCCGCCGGCGCCGATTCGATCGCCGTCGTCAGTGACGTCACCCAGAACGCCGACCCCGACGCGCGGGTGCGGCAATGGCTCGGCATCCCTGCGGAGGCCGCGTGATGCAAACTCTCGTCCCACACACTCTGCTGTCATCGCCCGGCCTGTGCGCAATTGCGCACATGGACCGGGCGATCCAGTACGCCGCGGCGTCTCCGTATCGCCCCGCGGCCTCTGGAATACTGGATCCCCGCTTTCGCGGGGATGACAGCGGTAATTGTTTCTCGCGCAGCAATGCCAACGAATTGAAGTAAGGAGGATCCCTCATGAACATCCGCTCCAACCCCGACACCACGCTCCCCGCCGTCACCACCGGCTCGCTGCCCGCCTCGCGCAAGATCTTCGCGACGCCCGCAAGCGCGCCCGACGTTCGCGTGCCGCTGCGCGAGATCATCCTGTCGGAAGGCGCCGGCGAGCCGAACCTGCCGGTCTATGACACCTCGGGTCCCTACACCGATCCGGCCGTCACGATCGACGTCAACTCCGGCCTGCCGCGCAATCGCCTCGCCTGGGTGAAAGAGCGCGGCGGCGTCGAGGAATATGAGGGCCGCACCATCAAGCCGGAGGACAACGGCAATGTCGGCGCATCCCACGCCGCCAAGGCGTTCACCGCGCACCACAAGCCGCTGCGCGGCCTCGACGGCCACAAGATCACCCAGCTCGAATTCGCCCGCGCCGGCATCATCACCAAGGAGATGATCTACGTCGCCGAGCGCGAGAATCTCGGCCGCAAGCAGCAACTCGAGCGTGCCGAAGCCGCGCTCGCCGATGGCGAGAGCTTCGGCGCCTCGGTGCCGGCCTTCATCACCCCGGAATTCGTCCGCGACGAGATCGCGCGCGGCCGCGCCATCATCCCCTCCAACATCAACCATGCCGAGCTCGAGCCGATGATCATCGGCCGCAACTTCCTGACCAAGATCAACGCCAATATCGGCAACTCGGCGGTGACGTCATCAGTGGAGGAAGAAGTCGACAAGATGGTGTGGGCGATCCGTTGGGGCGCCGACACCGTGATGGACCTCTCGACCGGGCGCAACATCCACACCACCCGCGAATGGATCCTGCGCAACTCGCCGGTGCCGATCGGCACCGTGCCGATCTACCAGGCGCTGGAGAAGTGCGACGGCGATCCCGTCAAGCTGACCTGGGAGCTCTACAAGGACACCCTGATCGAGCAGTGCGAACAGGGCGTCGACTATTTCACGATCCACGCCGGCGTGCGGCTGCCCTACATCCACCTCACGGCGAACCGCGTCACCGGCATCGTCTCGCGCGGCGGCTCGATCATGGCGAAGTGGTGCCTCGCGCATCACAAGGAGAGCTTCCTCTACACCCATTTCGACGAGATCTGCGACCTCATGCGCAAGTATGACGTCTCGTTCTCGCTCGGCGACGGCCTGCGGCCGGGCTCGATCGCCGACGCCAACGACCGCGCGCAATTCGCGGAGCTCGAGACGCTCGGCGAGCTGACGAAAATCGCGTGGGACAAGGGCTGCCAGGTCATGATCGAGGGTCCCGGCCACGTGCCGATGCACAAGATCAAGATCAACATGGACAAGCAGCTCAAGGAATGCGGCGAGGCGCCGTTCTATACGTTGGGCCCGCTGACGACCGACATCGCGCCGGGCTATGACCATATCACCTCGGGCATTGGTGCTGCGATGATCGGCTGGTTCGGCTGCGCGATGCTCTGCTACGTCACGCCGAAGGAGCATCTCGGCCTGCCCGATCGCAACGACGTCAAGGTCGGCGTCATCACCTACAAGATCGCAGCCCACGCGGCTGACTTGGCCAAGGGCCACCCGGCTGCGCAGCTCCGCGACGACGCGCTGAGCCGCGCCCGCTTCGACTTCCGCTGGCAGGACCAGTTCAACCTCGGCCTCGATCCCGAGACCGCGAAGAACTTCCACGACGAGACCCTGCCGAAGGAAGCCCACAAGGTCGCGCATTTCTGCTCGATGTGCGGCCCGAAGTTCTGCTCGATGAAGATCACCCAGGACGTCCGCGACTACGCCGCGACGCTCAACGACCCCTCGGGCGTCGGCGCATCGATGTCAGGCACCATCGAGGACGGCATGGCGACGATGAGCGCCAAGTTCAAGGAGATGGGCGAGAACCTGTATCTCGACGCGGAGAAGGTGAAGGAGAGCAATCGGGTGTTGTGAGGCATGCGACGGTCAGGCGGCTTCGGTAATCTAAGCTAGGTATCACTGAAGCCGCACATTCTCCATTTGATTAAGCCCCTTTCGGCGCTATCTTAGGTAGTCATGAAGGGGGCCTAGCGCATGGCACTATCAGACATCTACTACGTAACCGTATCAATTTCAGCCGTCGCAGCAACGGCCGCATTTATTATCTCACTCATCGATCAAGCTCGCGAGCGGCGCAATTTAGCGATCCAGAAATGGCAACGAGCTGTGATTCAGCAAATATTTCAGGGAACAGTTCGCGTCTTGTCATTCGACGAGATTGCACAACGATATAGAAACGAGGCCGTTGGTTACGGCAAGTACAACCTTAAGGCAGAGGAGCTCTCGCCGCAGGCGTTGCGGCTCGTACTCTTGGAAATGGTGGAACAAGATATCCTCGAGCAAAGGAAAGAGGACAAGTACAGCCTCAAATCATTTGACAGCGGCGTCGAGAGCTACAAAGAAGCCCAGGCTGAGCTCATGAATAACCACAACAGCGCTATGGCGGCGTTGCAGAAATCGAACGCGGCTACCATGATCTCCGAAATGACTAACCAGCTGCAAACTCACATGGCGTTCGCGACGCGAATATCCAACGACGTCTTCAATATCATAGGGGATGAACCTTTTCGATATGCTGTCTCCGATCTTTCAATAAAAGTATCTCAGAAAATGAATGCTCCTATTGATGTGGTGCGGGGAATAGTGATGGAGCTGATTGCTCGCAAGATGCTTGAGGCGAACGACCGCGGAAAGGTCGGCCTTGGTACTAACGTCAACCGGTCAGGCATGACCGATCTTGAAAGAGAGGACTGACTTCACGTTGCGCCATTTATTCAACCGAACGATCGCGATCGACGATTTTCTGTGTCCGTTGTGCGCTATGTTCGGTCGGCTCCTCCCGGCGCTGCCGACCGGGCGAGTGGAGTCACTCGCAAGAATGTAGCCCGGCTATGCGAAGTGACGTCTGGGTATTTAACCGCACATTGCCTCTCTCGAAGCTAAGCCGACGTACCAACCGCCGCCCCTTGCACGTTGCGCTGCGAGCCACCGCCAAATGCGATCTCCTGATACCCTCCCGCCGCCACGCCGTTGATGATCCCCAGAAACTTCGGTGTCCCTCCGTTGTACACGAAGTAGCGCACAGTCCCCTCTTCGTGGCCGGCGACGTTGGAGTTGTAGCCCGTGAACCAGGACTTGGCTTTGCGCATCAGCATGATCTCGTACATCTTGACGACATGCGCGGTCCAACGCTGCTCGGCTTCCAGCGTGGCGTCGGCGCGGGTCAGGCCGCGGTCCCACATGTATTGCAGCAGGTTGGTGCACCAGTTGACGCCGTTCTCGATGCCGCGCGGGAAGTTGGTCGACGCGGAGGCGCTTTGCGGGCCGGTCGGCATCAGCAGGTTCGGGAAGCCGTGCACGAGCATGCCGAGGAAGGTCGACGGCGCCTGCTTCCATTTGTCGGCGAGGCGTTCGCCGCCGATGCCCCTGATGTCGATCAGATCGTAGGCGCCGGTGATGGCGTCGAAGCCGGTGGCGTAGACGATGATATCGAACTCGTAGTCGCGCGCCGTGGTGCGCAGGCCGGTCTCGGTGATCCGCACCAGCGGCGTCTCGCTGAGATCGACGAGATGGACGTTGTCGCGGTTGTAGGCCTCGAAATACCGCGTCTCCAGCGGCAGGCGCTGCACCCCAAATCCGTGATCCCGCGGGATCAGTTTTTCGGCGACCTTGGGATCGTTCACGCGCTGCCGGATGCGGCCTGCGATATATTCCGACAGCTCGGCGTTGGCGGCTTCATCCATGAAGATCTCGCGGAAGTTCGCCAGCCAGATGCCGAAGCCGGGCTCGTCATAGAGCTTGTCCCAGGTCTTGAGCCGCTCCTCGCGGCTGACCTCGTAGAAGCCGCGCTTGTCGGGGCCGTGCACAAAGCTGCCCGGTGTCAGTGCGCAGGCGGCAAAAATCTCGTCATAGCGCGCGCGGATGTCGGCCATTTCAGCGTCCGATATCTCGCTGTTGTTGAGCGGCGCGCTCCAGTTCGGCCGGCGCTGGAACACGGTGAGTTGGCCTACCTTGTCGGCGATTTCGCCGATCAACTGGATGCCGGTGGCGCCGGTGCCGATCACGGCGACCTTCTTAGCCGTTAGATCGACCGGCTCGTGCGGCCAGTAATAGGTATGGAACGAGCGACCCTTGAAGTCCTCGATCCCGGGCACGCGCGGCATGGTCGGCGCCGACAATAGCCCGATCGCGAGCACCACGAAGCGGCAGGTCAGTTCGCGGCCGTCACCGAGCCTGAGTTGCCAGAGATCGCGCGTCTCGTCGAACTGCATGGCCTCGACCTTGCAATTGAACTGCATGTGCCGGCGCAGGTCGAACTTGTCGGCGACGTAGTTGAGGTAGCGCAGATTCTCGGGCTGGCCGGAGAAGCGCTCCTTCCAGTGCCACTCGTCGAGCAGCTCGCGCGAGAACGAGAAGCCGTAGGTGTAGCTCTCCGAGTCGAAACGACAGCCGGGATAGCGGTTCCAGTACCAGGTGCCGCCGAGATCGGGCGCGGCTTCCAGCACGGTGGCATCGATGCCGAGATCGGCGAGCCGCTTGATCTGGTAGATGCCGGCGACGCCGGCGCCGACCACGATCACCTCGTAATGGGTTTTCGCCTCTCCCGTCATGCTCCGCTCCAAAATTCTTCTTGATCTGTTGGGCTGGATTACAGACCCTTTTGCCGGATCAGGCAACCGGGCGCGGCGCGCGCGACTTGCGTTGAGACGCTGCGAGCGCCACATCGATCACTGCATTGCAATGCGCGGAAATCCGGACGAGCGACATGGACGACAATCTCACCGGCGTCTGGGACGGCAGCTACGTTCAGCCTGGCGGCATGGTCACGTTCCTGGCGACGCTGATCGATGCCGGCGGCGCGCTCGGCGGCAGCGTGACCGAGCCTTGCGTCGCACCGGGCTGCCCGATCAGCACTCACGATGCTTCGCTGTCCGGTCACCGCTCCGGCAGCGCGGTCACATTCGTCAAGCGCTACGAGCCGGCCGGTTACGGCTACGGCACCGTGCACTATGAAGGCGCGGTCAATGCCGACGCGACCGAGATCGACGGCCGCTGGAGCATCCACGGCACGGCGTTTTCGGGACGGTTTTTGATGGTGCGTGCGACGGGGCCGGCGCAGGCGGTGACGACCGAAGACGAGACCAGGGAGCCGGTGCGCTAGCGCGTATTGGGACGCCAAATGCGCGGGCCCGGCGGGCGAGGGAATGCTCACGCGATTTCGGAATATTGGAAATCTATCCCTGATTTGCCCGACGTGTCAAGGTGTCGTATCGGACGGCGGCAGCCGCCGGCTCCTTTGCATGGGGTTGTTTTCGATATTTTGGCCCCGCGCATCTGCGGCGAACGGCTCGGCGCGGCTGCGATCCGACCTCCCCGCAAGCGAGAGAGGGAGCGCAGCGCTGTCGCTATTCGACCTGATCTCATCACACGTTAACGCGCGTATGCTCTGCTCGGTCTCCCATCAGATGCCTGACAACAATTCCCACCGCCTCCCCGACCAGCTCCGCGCCGATCTCCGTCTGGTGTTCGTCGGCACCGCGGCCAGCACGCGCTCAGCCGAGGTCGGGCACTACTACGCGCATCCCGGCAACCGGTTCTGGCGCGCGCTGCACGAGGCCGGCATCACGCCGCGGCACTATCGGCCGGATGAGTTCGCGGCGCTGCTATCGCTCGGCATCGGCTTCACCGATCTCTCCAAGACCGGCGCCGGAATGGATCACGAGATCGCGCGACAGTCGTTCGATGTTGTGGGCTTCAGAGCGAAGATCGAGACCTATCGCCCGAGGACCATCGCGTTCACCAGCAAGAAGGCGGCGAGCCTGTTTTACGACAGGCCGACCAGCGCGCTTGCGCTCGGGCGGCAGCCATCAACGAGCGGCTTCCCTGACGTGTTCGTGCTGCCGTCACCATCAGGAGCGGCGTCCGGGCATTGGAGTTTGCAGCCGTGGCGCGAGCTCGCCGAGTGGATCACGTAGACGAATTTTTCGTCATTCCCCGGTGCGCAATTGCGCACCTGAGGGCGCGCTACTCGGCGCGAGCCCGGAATCCATTGGGCCGCACAGTTAGTGGATAAATGGATTCCGGGCTCTCGCTCCGCGAGCCCCGGAATGACAAGGCCAAGAATCGAACCTCACCTACTCCTTCAACGTGATCGCGAGCCCGCTGAGGTCGACATTGGCCATCAGGCCGATCTGCTTGCCGCTCAGCTCGAGCACCGCGCCGTTCTGGTTGGTCAGCAGGATGCCGCGCACGCCGGCGCCGAGCGCAACGCCCATGCCGGCCGCGGCGTAGACGCCGGCGATGTCCTGGGCGCGGCGGATATTGCGCACCCGGCCCTGCAACGTGGTCTGGGAGCCGCCGAACACGAGGCCGTAGTCCAGCCCGCCGGCGGTGAGCCCGTAGGTCTGCCCCTTGAAGGTCAACACGCCCTTGCCGGCGGAGCCGCCGAAGATCCAGCCGCCCTTGAAGATGACGAGCGTCACGGCGCCCTCGTCGGCCAGCGCAGCGGACGATCCGGTGAGCAGCGCCAGCGCGAACAGCACGGCGCGGGCGGCGGATGACAGTCTCATGGGGGTTCTCCGGACGAAGTGAGGCGAGATGCGAATCGCGGCAATCCAGCCGACGGGCAGGCACCCTTGAAACGCCTGCGAAACATGCGGGATTGCGCTTGTTCCTGATCAGGCGAAGTCTATCATCGCCCGCGCAGCCGCGCGACGCTGGCGCATGCACGCCGACCGCTTTGCCGGATCGCTGAGGAGTTTGCGCAACAGAGGCCCCGCACCGATGCACGATTTCACCCCATTTTCCGGCCTCGCCGGCGGCGCGCTGATCGGCCTCGCCGCGGCGCTGCTGATGCTGCTGACCGGGCGAATCGCAGGGGTTACCGGCATCGTCGGCGGCCTGCTCCAACCCGATACCGCCGACCGCGGCTGGCGCGTCGCGTTCATCGCAGGACTGATCGCAGCGCCCCTGATTGCGGCCTTGTTCGGCGCGCCGCTGCCGCGGCCGGCGATGAACGGCAGCCTCGTCGTGATCGCGATCGCGGGCGTGCTGGTCGGGTTCGGCACCCGCATGGGCAATGGCTGCACCTCGGGCCACGGCGTCTGCGGCTTCGCGCGGCTGTCCGGCCGCTCGATCATCGCGACGTTCATCTTCATGACGGCGGCGATCGCAACCGTCGCAATCGTCAGACACGGAATCGGAGGCTAGCGATGCAGGTTCTCGCAAGCTTCCTTTGCGGCCTGATCTTCGGCGCGGGCCTTTTGATCTCCGGCATGACCGATCCGCAGAAGGTGCTCGGCTTCCTCGACCTGTTCGGCGCCTGGGATGCGACGCTCGCCTTCGTGATGGCGGGCGCGGTCGCGGTCGCGGCGTCAGGCTTTGCGCTCGCGCGGCGGCGCGCTGCGCCGGCGTTCTCGCCACGCTTTGTCTGGCCTGACCGCAACGACATCGATGCGCCGCTGGTTGGCGGCGCAATCCTGTTCGGCATCGGCTGGGGCCTCGCCGGCATCTGCCCCGGCCCCGCGCTGGTCAATCTCGCCGGCCTCTCGCTGCCGATCGTGGCGTTCGTCGCAGCGATGCTGGCCGGCATGATCGGCCAGAATCTGTTCGGCAAGACTTTGTGGCGCTCGCGCACGATGGCGCCGCGCGCCGCCGAACCTTCCTCTCTTCCATCTCGTGCAGACGGGTGACCTCATGACAACGATCAAGCACTTTCCTCCTCCGCCCGGCATCCAGGCGCCGCCGCTTTCGTTCGGCGCCCGCGTCGGCGATCTCCTGTTCATCTCGGGCATCCCCGGCTTCGACGCCAACCGCGAGCTGCCTGACGGCTTCGAGGCGCAATTCGCCAACGTCGTCACCA
The window above is part of the Bradyrhizobium sp. PSBB068 genome. Proteins encoded here:
- a CDS encoding thiazole synthase; this encodes MVTFYGKSFPSRLLIGTALYASPAIMQNAIRASGASIVTVSLRREAAGGKTGDAFWSLIRELGVTVLPNTAGCRSVREAVTTAKLARELFGTPWIKLEVIADNDTLQPDVVGLVEAATVLIKDGFEVFPYCTEDFSVASRLVEAGCKVVMPWAAPIGSAKGITNRDALKLLRDRLPDITLVVDAGLGAPSHAAQALELGYDAVLLNTAVAKAADPVAMANAFRLGVEAGRTAYEAGLMEARDFASPSTPVVGTPFWHAVS
- the thiC gene encoding phosphomethylpyrimidine synthase ThiC; amino-acid sequence: MNIRSNPDTTLPAVTTGSLPASRKIFATPASAPDVRVPLREIILSEGAGEPNLPVYDTSGPYTDPAVTIDVNSGLPRNRLAWVKERGGVEEYEGRTIKPEDNGNVGASHAAKAFTAHHKPLRGLDGHKITQLEFARAGIITKEMIYVAERENLGRKQQLERAEAALADGESFGASVPAFITPEFVRDEIARGRAIIPSNINHAELEPMIIGRNFLTKINANIGNSAVTSSVEEEVDKMVWAIRWGADTVMDLSTGRNIHTTREWILRNSPVPIGTVPIYQALEKCDGDPVKLTWELYKDTLIEQCEQGVDYFTIHAGVRLPYIHLTANRVTGIVSRGGSIMAKWCLAHHKESFLYTHFDEICDLMRKYDVSFSLGDGLRPGSIADANDRAQFAELETLGELTKIAWDKGCQVMIEGPGHVPMHKIKINMDKQLKECGEAPFYTLGPLTTDIAPGYDHITSGIGAAMIGWFGCAMLCYVTPKEHLGLPDRNDVKVGVITYKIAAHAADLAKGHPAAQLRDDALSRARFDFRWQDQFNLGLDPETAKNFHDETLPKEAHKVAHFCSMCGPKFCSMKITQDVRDYAATLNDPSGVGASMSGTIEDGMATMSAKFKEMGENLYLDAEKVKESNRVL
- the thiS gene encoding sulfur carrier protein ThiS, with amino-acid sequence MRVIVNGEQREINAASVDALLAELDYEGSHFAIALNYDVVPKSRWAETALKAGDEIEIITPRQGG
- a CDS encoding YeeE/YedE family protein; the protein is MQVLASFLCGLIFGAGLLISGMTDPQKVLGFLDLFGAWDATLAFVMAGAVAVAASGFALARRRAAPAFSPRFVWPDRNDIDAPLVGGAILFGIGWGLAGICPGPALVNLAGLSLPIVAFVAAMLAGMIGQNLFGKTLWRSRTMAPRAAEPSSLPSRADG
- a CDS encoding mismatch-specific DNA-glycosylase — its product is MPDNNSHRLPDQLRADLRLVFVGTAASTRSAEVGHYYAHPGNRFWRALHEAGITPRHYRPDEFAALLSLGIGFTDLSKTGAGMDHEIARQSFDVVGFRAKIETYRPRTIAFTSKKAASLFYDRPTSALALGRQPSTSGFPDVFVLPSPSGAASGHWSLQPWRELAEWIT
- a CDS encoding YeeE/YedE family protein; the encoded protein is MHDFTPFSGLAGGALIGLAAALLMLLTGRIAGVTGIVGGLLQPDTADRGWRVAFIAGLIAAPLIAALFGAPLPRPAMNGSLVVIAIAGVLVGFGTRMGNGCTSGHGVCGFARLSGRSIIATFIFMTAAIATVAIVRHGIGG
- a CDS encoding FAD-dependent oxidoreductase; this translates as MYQTLRPRGDSPVTIIGAGITGAWHALLLAEAGRAVTLHERSDAAMTESTSHWAGGMLAPWCEEEAAEPVITRLGIRSLALWRQHLPETPFNGSLVVAHPRDRADFERFARLTSGHRRLDAEGVRALEPALEGRFGAGLFYPEEGHVEPRRVLPRLHAAIAKAGGAIKFGSDAEADDLDGLVIDCRGLAARDREPSLRGVKGEMIIIETSEVELSRPVRLIHPRWPLYVIPRGDGRFMLGATTIEAEDNGVSVRSALELLGAAYVVHPAFGEARIVEFGAGLRPAFPDNLPKIRIEQERITVNGLYRHGFLLAPALAELTLAYLQRGEIDNEVMLCA
- a CDS encoding thiamine phosphate synthase; this translates as MPYPDPFYPVVDSINWVERLTKLGVGTIQLRAKDLDDSAALQIVTDALAVTKGTPTKLVVNDYWRAAVVAGAEHLHLGQEDLADADLAEIRKAKLTLGISTHDDAELATALAAKPDYVALGPIFFTTLKSMRFEPQGIPKITEWKKRIGNIPLVAIGGIKFEQSAEIFAAGADSIAVVSDVTQNADPDARVRQWLGIPAEAA
- a CDS encoding NAD(P)/FAD-dependent oxidoreductase; the encoded protein is MTGEAKTHYEVIVVGAGVAGIYQIKRLADLGIDATVLEAAPDLGGTWYWNRYPGCRFDSESYTYGFSFSRELLDEWHWKERFSGQPENLRYLNYVADKFDLRRHMQFNCKVEAMQFDETRDLWQLRLGDGRELTCRFVVLAIGLLSAPTMPRVPGIEDFKGRSFHTYYWPHEPVDLTAKKVAVIGTGATGIQLIGEIADKVGQLTVFQRRPNWSAPLNNSEISDAEMADIRARYDEIFAACALTPGSFVHGPDKRGFYEVSREERLKTWDKLYDEPGFGIWLANFREIFMDEAANAELSEYIAGRIRQRVNDPKVAEKLIPRDHGFGVQRLPLETRYFEAYNRDNVHLVDLSETPLVRITETGLRTTARDYEFDIIVYATGFDAITGAYDLIDIRGIGGERLADKWKQAPSTFLGMLVHGFPNLLMPTGPQSASASTNFPRGIENGVNWCTNLLQYMWDRGLTRADATLEAEQRWTAHVVKMYEIMLMRKAKSWFTGYNSNVAGHEEGTVRYFVYNGGTPKFLGIINGVAAGGYQEIAFGGGSQRNVQGAAVGTSA